The genomic window CGGAATATATCAAGCCGCAAACTTGGACGGATTTAGGATTTATCGCCGTCGCTAAAGGGCCAGGGAGCTTCACTAGCACTCGAATTGGGGTAGTTACAGCGCGGACAATTGCCCAACAGTTAGATATACCTTTGTTTGCCATATCTAGTTTAGAAGCGATCGCACAGGCAGAAAAAGGGATGAAGGCGATCGCCGTTCAAATCCCCGCCCAAACAAATCTTGTATATACAGCTATTTATTCAGGTGCAACAACGCTATTACCGGATAGTTTAATGACGGTGGAAGCTTGGGCAAATACTTTAGAAACTTGGCAAACTCCGTATCAACTAATTAAAGCAGAAGATGGTTTAGGAGCAACAGTTATAAGTGTTTTAGAAATTGCTAATCTAGAATGGCTTAAAGGTGAGCGTCCACATTGGATAGATGCGTTGCCTTTTTATGGACAGTCGCCAGTATAAGAAAACATGAAAGCACCCAAAAACCTTTACATGGGCAGATGTTTGCGGCAAACTGTGTTTTGTTTGATTAATAACCGCTTTCTCTCGGTACAATGCGATCGCGCCCTAACTTTTTGAACTTTGGCGTAGTGCGATGCTCTGCGAGCGCGCTTGCGCTATCGCCATTAACTTCTTTGACATCCTCCCCGGCTTGAAAGCACGGGGATTCCTAAGACTCACGACTTAGGTTTCTGTTTCATAGCAACTGCCTCCACTCCCAAAGGAGATTTGGTCTTATGTTCGCTCCACAGACTTTACGACTGCGTGTCCCGCAGCAACTTGAGAACAAACAAATGTTTATTTACTTCCGTAAGTTTAGGGTTGAACTAACATTGCCCTATCCTCTTTTCCCGGTCTACCGATTTTTCTGCGCCGCCAGTTGTACTGGACTTCGCTCGTTAGGCTGTCTGATCCATGCGTCGCGGGTGGGTCAATGACCATGTATATTCTAGCACATAGATTGGTGATTCGTCATCCATCCCTTCTCCCGTTGTACTACGTCCAACATCATCAGAGATGGAATCCTCGTCACCCTCCTATCCCTCCCATGACTAAAAGTCACGGGTGTCTCGGAGAATGCAATGAAAACTCACTTATCTCGCTGCGCGCAGTTCCTCTTGAATAACTCGGCGTAGTGTTTCTTCGTCTAGGGGCTGTTTTACTTTTTCTAGATACTGCCGCAAAGCCTCATTCATCATAGTTTGATAGCCTTTACCAGCAGAGTCACTCCGTTCTCGGAAAGTTTCTAACACATCGTCATCAATATAAATTGTGATGCGAGTTTTACCTGTTTGGGGAATGATAGCACCCCGTTTGGCTTGGTTAAAATCATATTCCGCTTTCATACTTCTGTCTCTCCAAACGTGTTGCTGAACGGGCCCAAATCAGGCGAACTCGATTCCCTCGATCTGTATAAACCACGACTAGCAAGCGCCAGAGATGATCCATTCCAATCACAACAAATCTTTGTTCTCCTTGAGCCGTTGTATCTTCAAAAGAAAGTGCATTCGGGTCAAATAAAATCGCCTCAGCGTCAGAAAAGCGCACACCGTGCTTTTGCAGATTAACAGCCGCTTTGTTCGGATTCTATTAAACTTCCATACATATATTATATGTACAAAAACAATCTCTGTACTAGATGATTGAGTTTGGTTAGGTGTAACGTTTAAATTGAGTGGTATGTGATACACAGTGCGATAGCGAAGCGCTGCTGCAAGCAGATCGCGCAATAACTTTTTGAAACTTAACCCAGTGCGATCGCGCCCTAAACTTCTCTAAACTCTGGCGAAGTGCGATGCTCTGCGAGCGCGCTTGCGCTATCGCCCGCCAACTGAACCTATAAATATTACAATAGTCTTAATTGTTATTTTGGGATGTGATGTTCATTAGGTTTGTTCTATGGCAACTCCACACTAGGTCAAAACCAAAATACTTTCCGTTTCACTACTTTCAAATTGAGAGATTGTGTCAAAGGTATCTCTCAAAATCTGAACAATTTTTGATGTTGGATTGTTGCCGATGCCAAGATAAATAAACTTAGGTGGATAGCCGTAGAGTAAACTGCGCTGATGAAAGTCAGAATCTTTGGAAACAATCACAAAACCATTCGCCTTTGCATATTCCCAAATCAGTGCATCGTCAGTATTGGTCAGAGCTAACGTTTTGACATGATCGGAATCAGGATACAAATCGACAATCTTGTGAATAATTCGGTCTGACAAGTTTTCATCCAATAGAAGCTTCACAGTGATGCCACAAATAACTTTTTCTCACGGTCAGCCGCAAAAGCAAGACAAGCCTTGATGTCTTCTGAAGTGAGTTCCGAAAAATCTTCCAGAATTTCTGCTTCGGTCATGCCACCTGCTAAATATTCTAAGATGTCATACACAGTAATTCTCATTCCCCGAATACACGGCTTGCCACTGCGCTTTCCAGGCTCAATTGTAATGATGTGTTGGTAGTTCATAAAGTGGCAGGAGGAAGAAATATCTGACTATATTTTACCGGGAAATCTTGCTACCTACAGATACTACTCGGTCATCAGTGCGCAGGAGTTAGCAGCACCTGAAATAGTCTAAAGCTACCCAATCGTCCACCTATTCAAGACCAAGAGACGATCGCCAATAACTTCTTAGGGCTTAACACAGTGCGATAGCGAAGCGCTGCTGCAAGCAGATCGCCTATAACTTTTTGAACTTTGGCGTAGTGCGATGCTCTGCGAGCGCGCTTGCGCTATCGCCCAATAACTTCTCAGGGCTAACAACCAAGCCAACCATCTTTACTTGCCTAATCTCGTCCAAAAGCAGATAATCTCAACGGCGCGATCAGTTTAGTCTGACGAATTGGGCTTCAACAGTTAGTGATACGCTTTGCATCACTGACGATAATATATGCCTTCGTTTCGCTGCAAGCCTTTGTAAGGTAGCTTACTCAGCAAATATCTCAGCCAAGGTGTCAAGAACCGCTTTTTGCTCCTCTTGACTAATCTGTCCGAGCTTTTCAATCAGTCGGGTTTTATCTATTGTGCGGATTTGATCTAGAACAATTTGCCCATCCTTACCCTGAAACTGACAAACAACACGAGTAGGGTATATCTTTCCTTTTGTCGTCATTGGAGCAATTATCACCGTCCCAATATAACGGTTCATCTCGTCTGGTGAAATCACAACCCAGGGTCGTGTCTTCTGAATTTCACTGCCAACAGTGGGGTCAAGATTAACTAGAAAAACATCGAAACGATTGACTACCATTCCCATTCAACTCGATCCCAATCGGTGGTGTTAACTTCATCTAGAAGAACATCATCCTGTTTGTTAGCCATCGCAGCAAAGGCTTCTTCCCATCCAGTTCGTGGCGAAGCTGTGCGAATAGTTAAAAAGTCGCCCTGCACTTCGATTTCAACTTCTGTATGAATACCGCTTTGTTCCAAGAGGAGCTTAGGAATACGAACACCTTGAGAGTTGCCAATTTTAACAATTCGGGTTCTAATAGATGCGCCCATAGTTGGATGATTTTAAAAGCAAAAAGTAATTACATTGTAACTACTGGCAATAAGTTCTTCAAGGGAAGCAGTGCTACAACTTTTATAAACTATGGCATAGTGCGATCGCGCAATTAACTTTTTGAACTTAATACAGTGCGATAGCGAAGCGCTGATGCAAGCAGATCGCGCCTTAACTTCTCTGGACTTTGACACAGTGCGATCGCGCTTTAGCTTTTCTGAACTTAATACAGTGCGATCGCGCAATAACTTCTCTAGACTTTGGCGAAGTGCGATCGTCCCTAACATCTCTGGACTTACCAACGCCGCCAACTATTTTTACTTGCCTAATCTCAGCTAAAAACAGACAATCTTAATGGACTGTTTGATTTATGTATAACGGCATAGTTGAGCGGCAGCAGATAACACTAAACGAAGCGTAAATCTTTTGTTTGTCCGCTCCAACACAGTGTTGGGCGGCTTGGCTGCTACTCTTGCACAGACTCTAAAAACTTCTCCATAAAAATATTGCATGGACTATCGTTGTACCTCTCAATCGGATAAAAACTAAGCCTTCTGTAAAGTTTGAGTGCTTGGGGTTGCCGCTCCTCATTTACGAGGTCAAGCCTCACTTTTTGATAACCGACCTGTCTTGCAAAATCGAAGAGCATTTGAGCCATTTTCCAGCCCCAGCCCTGTCCTCGATACGCTTTGAGAAACCACATCCGTTTAAGTTCACAGATTTCGTCATTGAGTTTTCGGATTCCCCCAGTACCAACAACCCGCTCGTTGTCCACTAGCACCAAAAACATCCCACCGTTGCCAAAATAGTGCGATCGCATCTGCTCAATATCAGACATTGAATCATAACACTTCACATCTTCTTCAGTCAGAATATCTTGCCAAACATCCAGACATACGGAGGTAACAACCTGCTTGGCTTGTTCAATCTGATGCTCTTGAATTGGTCTAATCTCAACCATTGGGATTTCTATAAGTGTCAATACTCCGCAGAATTCAACCTAGCACTCGTTTAATCTTTTTTTACTACCGGGAACTTTAAACCACCGCCCCACCGAAATATAGTGCAGCCCAACGTTGGCTTGCGCTTGAGCGATGGGTTAGGCAGCACTCGATTCATAGCTGGTAAGCCCATCGAGCTTTCTTCCAACGGGAACAAAATTCCAACCAAGTGATTTCGCAGCTACGG from Synechocystis sp. PCC 7509 includes these protein-coding regions:
- the tsaB gene encoding tRNA (adenosine(37)-N6)-threonylcarbamoyltransferase complex dimerization subunit type 1 TsaB, translated to MKYGLAIHTTSSELGLALSNFKGDSRSYVWALGRNLSTHLHYHLAEYIKPQTWTDLGFIAVAKGPGSFTSTRIGVVTARTIAQQLDIPLFAISSLEAIAQAEKGMKAIAVQIPAQTNLVYTAIYSGATTLLPDSLMTVEAWANTLETWQTPYQLIKAEDGLGATVISVLEIANLEWLKGERPHWIDALPFYGQSPV
- a CDS encoding BrnA antitoxin family protein produces the protein MKAEYDFNQAKRGAIIPQTGKTRITIYIDDDVLETFRERSDSAGKGYQTMMNEALRQYLEKVKQPLDEETLRRVIQEELRAAR
- a CDS encoding DUF5615 family PIN-like protein, with product MKLLLDENLSDRIIHKIVDLYPDSDHVKTLALTNTDDALIWEYAKANGFVIVSKDSDFHQRSLLYGYPPKFIYLGIGNNPTSKIVQILRDTFDTISQFESSETESILVLT
- a CDS encoding DUF433 domain-containing protein; this translates as MNYQHIITIEPGKRSGKPCIRGMRITVYDILEYLAGGMTEAEILEDFSELTSEDIKACLAFAADREKKLFVASL
- a CDS encoding type II toxin-antitoxin system PemK/MazF family toxin — its product is MGMVVNRFDVFLVNLDPTVGSEIQKTRPWVVISPDEMNRYIGTVIIAPMTTKGKIYPTRVVCQFQGKDGQIVLDQIRTIDKTRLIEKLGQISQEEQKAVLDTLAEIFAE
- a CDS encoding AbrB/MazE/SpoVT family DNA-binding domain-containing protein; translation: MGASIRTRIVKIGNSQGVRIPKLLLEQSGIHTEVEIEVQGDFLTIRTASPRTGWEEAFAAMANKQDDVLLDEVNTTDWDRVEWEW
- a CDS encoding GNAT family N-acetyltransferase, whose translation is MVEIRPIQEHQIEQAKQVVTSVCLDVWQDILTEEDVKCYDSMSDIEQMRSHYFGNGGMFLVLVDNERVVGTGGIRKLNDEICELKRMWFLKAYRGQGWGWKMAQMLFDFARQVGYQKVRLDLVNEERQPQALKLYRRLSFYPIERYNDSPCNIFMEKFLESVQE